One genomic region from Bacillota bacterium encodes:
- a CDS encoding histidinol dehydrogenase, translating into MVGMIRRFDTRRQTAAEILSAVRRPPLLEMEPPARAVATLERLFGPGTTPLDAVRRIVESVRREGDRAVIRWTRELDGISLSPGELWIGPERLESAAGDPALAALVPALRAAAGAVERFHRRQLPSPVFEVTAPGVAVGWYPGPVRRA; encoded by the coding sequence ATGGTCGGCATGATCCGGCGCTTCGACACCCGGCGCCAGACGGCTGCGGAGATCCTCTCTGCAGTCCGCCGCCCGCCGCTTCTCGAGATGGAGCCGCCGGCCCGGGCGGTCGCCACCCTGGAGCGGCTGTTCGGGCCTGGCACGACACCGCTGGACGCGGTGCGGAGGATCGTGGAGAGCGTCCGGCGGGAGGGCGACCGCGCCGTCATCCGCTGGACCCGGGAACTTGACGGCATCTCCCTTTCCCCCGGCGAGTTGTGGATCGGCCCCGAACGGCTGGAAAGCGCCGCGGGCGACCCCGCCCTGGCCGCGCTGGTGCCGGCTCTGCGGGCGGCTGCGGGCGCCGTTGAACGCTTCCACCGGCGCCAGCTTCCCTCCCCGGTTTTCGAGGTGACCGCCCCCGGCGTCGCCGTGGGATGGTATCCGGGGCCCGTGCGCCGGGC
- the hisG gene encoding ATP phosphoribosyltransferase, translated as MDDGQASPLTIALPKGRLTSEAVALLGQVGLDASAAIGASRDLVTLDHGAGVRFLLAKPLDVPTFVEAGAADLGVVGKDVLMEVESAVAELLDLGIGRCRMQLAVPESSGIDAIEAMAAPLRVATSYPRTTLAYFHARGVPARVVTLHGSIELAPRVGLADVIVDLVQTGRTLQANGLKPIATIAEISGRLIANPVRWKLKYDRISRLVAELREAVSGARLGGRT; from the coding sequence GTGGATGATGGACAGGCATCCCCTCTCACCATCGCCTTACCCAAAGGGCGCCTGACCTCGGAGGCCGTGGCACTCCTCGGTCAGGTGGGCCTGGATGCGAGCGCGGCAATCGGGGCGTCACGTGACCTGGTGACGCTCGACCACGGGGCGGGCGTCCGGTTTCTCCTGGCCAAGCCCCTTGACGTGCCTACCTTCGTCGAGGCAGGCGCGGCGGACCTGGGTGTGGTGGGCAAGGACGTGCTCATGGAGGTCGAATCGGCGGTCGCCGAACTGCTCGACCTCGGCATCGGGCGCTGCCGCATGCAACTAGCGGTGCCCGAGTCGTCCGGCATCGACGCCATTGAGGCGATGGCGGCCCCGTTGCGGGTCGCCACCAGCTATCCCCGGACCACTCTGGCGTATTTCCACGCCCGGGGTGTGCCGGCGCGGGTGGTGACGCTGCACGGCTCGATCGAACTGGCGCCCAGGGTGGGCCTGGCCGACGTCATCGTGGACCTGGTTCAAACGGGCCGAACCCTGCAGGCCAACGGCCTCAAGCCCATCGCGACCATCGCCGAGATCTCCGGGCGGCTCATCGCCAACCCGGTTCGCTGGAAGCTGAAATACGACCGCATTTCCCGCCTGGTGGCCGAGCTCCGGGAAGCCGTCTCCGGGGCGCGACTCGGGGGGCGGACGTGA